Proteins from a genomic interval of Rhizobium etli CFN 42:
- a CDS encoding FAD-dependent oxidoreductase → MSTYTNFTLETDADGIALVTWDMPGKSMNVFTAEVMEELNAIIDATTADASVKGVVFTSGKSSFSGGADLSMIKSMFSSYQEEKAKSPEKAVQTLFGLVGRMSGLFRKLETSGKPWVSAINGTCMGGAFELSLACHGRVASNAKSVKIALPEVKVGIFPGAGGTQRVPRLANAQDALQMMTTGQSLSGSRAKAMNLVHQVVEPDQLIPAAKQMIKDGLKPVAPWDEKGFKLPGGGIWTPASAQLWPAAPAILRRETSGNYPAALAILKCVYEGLQVPFDTGLKIEQRYFTEVLQTREAFSMIRSLFISMQELGKGARRPAGIPKTELKHVGVVGAGFMGASIAYVTAAAGISVTLIDRDMEAAAKGKAVSEGLVKDAIGKGRLTQDEAAALLSRITPSGDYADLANVGLVIEAVFEDREVKKAVIDAVEAVLPEGAIFASNTSTLPITGLARNSKRPADFIGIHFFSPVEKMMLTEVILGTETGDRALAVALDYVAAIKKTPIVVNDTRGFFVNRCVLRYMSESYDMLIEGVPPAMIENAAKMAGMPVGPLALNDEVAIDLSLKILKAAVADLGEKAIDPRHMELISRMVEKEGRFGRKNSKGFYDYPPKPAKKSLWPDLKSFYPQKKAEEVDVNVLKQRFLVTIALEAARTVEEGIVTDPREADVGSILGFGFAPYTGGALSYIDGMGAKAFVDLAERLAETYGDHFKPTPLLRDLAAKGETFYGRFDPYAGTKAAA, encoded by the coding sequence ATGAGCACCTACACCAATTTCACGCTCGAAACCGACGCTGATGGCATCGCTCTCGTCACCTGGGACATGCCCGGCAAATCGATGAACGTTTTCACCGCCGAGGTGATGGAAGAGCTCAATGCGATCATCGACGCCACCACCGCTGACGCCAGCGTCAAGGGTGTCGTCTTCACATCGGGCAAATCCTCCTTCTCCGGCGGCGCCGATCTTTCGATGATCAAGTCGATGTTCAGCTCCTATCAGGAGGAGAAGGCCAAGAGCCCGGAAAAGGCGGTACAGACGCTCTTTGGTCTGGTTGGCCGAATGAGCGGCCTGTTCCGCAAGCTCGAAACCTCGGGCAAGCCCTGGGTTTCCGCCATCAATGGCACCTGCATGGGCGGCGCATTCGAACTGTCGCTCGCCTGCCACGGCCGCGTCGCCTCCAATGCCAAGAGCGTCAAGATCGCGCTGCCCGAGGTCAAGGTCGGCATCTTCCCCGGCGCCGGCGGCACCCAGCGTGTGCCGCGGCTGGCGAACGCCCAGGACGCGCTGCAGATGATGACGACGGGTCAGTCGCTGAGCGGCTCGCGCGCCAAGGCGATGAACCTCGTGCATCAGGTGGTCGAGCCGGATCAGCTGATCCCGGCCGCCAAGCAGATGATCAAGGACGGGCTGAAGCCGGTGGCCCCCTGGGACGAGAAGGGCTTCAAGCTGCCGGGCGGCGGCATCTGGACGCCGGCCTCGGCCCAACTCTGGCCAGCCGCACCGGCAATCCTGCGCCGCGAAACCTCGGGCAATTATCCGGCCGCGCTCGCCATCCTGAAATGCGTCTATGAAGGCCTGCAGGTGCCGTTCGACACGGGTCTCAAGATCGAGCAGCGTTATTTCACCGAGGTGCTGCAGACCCGCGAAGCCTTCTCGATGATCCGTTCGCTGTTCATCTCCATGCAGGAGCTCGGCAAGGGCGCCCGCCGCCCCGCCGGCATTCCGAAGACGGAGCTCAAGCATGTCGGCGTCGTCGGCGCCGGCTTCATGGGCGCCTCGATCGCCTATGTCACGGCAGCTGCCGGCATTTCGGTGACGTTGATCGACCGTGACATGGAAGCGGCTGCCAAGGGCAAGGCCGTTTCCGAAGGCCTCGTCAAGGATGCAATCGGTAAGGGACGCCTTACTCAAGATGAGGCGGCAGCCCTTCTCTCCCGCATCACGCCATCGGGCGATTATGCCGATCTCGCCAATGTCGGCCTCGTTATCGAGGCCGTGTTCGAGGATCGCGAGGTAAAGAAGGCGGTTATCGACGCTGTTGAAGCGGTGCTGCCGGAAGGCGCGATCTTCGCCTCCAACACGTCGACGCTGCCGATCACGGGGCTGGCAAGGAATTCCAAACGCCCGGCCGATTTCATCGGCATCCACTTCTTCTCGCCCGTCGAAAAGATGATGCTGACCGAGGTCATCCTCGGCACGGAGACCGGCGACAGGGCGTTGGCGGTCGCTCTCGACTATGTCGCGGCGATCAAGAAGACGCCGATCGTGGTCAACGACACGCGCGGTTTCTTCGTCAATCGCTGCGTGCTGCGCTACATGTCGGAAAGCTACGACATGCTGATCGAAGGCGTGCCGCCTGCCATGATCGAAAATGCTGCCAAGATGGCCGGCATGCCGGTCGGTCCGCTGGCGCTCAACGACGAGGTCGCCATCGACCTCTCGCTTAAGATCCTCAAAGCCGCCGTCGCCGATCTCGGCGAGAAGGCCATCGACCCCAGGCATATGGAGCTTATCTCCCGCATGGTGGAGAAGGAGGGCCGCTTCGGCCGCAAGAATTCCAAAGGCTTCTATGACTACCCCCCGAAACCGGCCAAGAAATCCCTCTGGCCCGATCTCAAGAGCTTCTATCCGCAGAAGAAGGCGGAGGAGGTCGACGTTAACGTGCTGAAGCAGCGTTTCCTCGTCACCATCGCGCTCGAAGCCGCCCGCACCGTGGAAGAAGGCATCGTCACCGATCCGCGCGAAGCCGACGTCGGCTCGATCCTCGGCTTCGGCTTCGCGCCCTATACCGGGGGTGCGCTGAGCTATATCGATGGCATGGGCGCGAAGGCTTTCGTGGATCTGGCTGAAAGGTTGGCGGAAACTTACGGAGATCACTTCAAGCCGACGCCGCTGCTGAGGGATCTGGCTGCCAAGGGCGAGACGTTCTACGGGCGGTTCGATCCCTATGCGGGGACGAAGGCCGCGGCGTAA
- a CDS encoding cold-shock protein, protein MNTGTVKWFNATKGFGFIQPDDGAADVFVHISAVERAGMRDLKDGQKLSYDLVRDNKSGKMSADRLQAA, encoded by the coding sequence ATGAACACAGGTACTGTTAAGTGGTTCAACGCAACCAAGGGCTTCGGCTTCATTCAGCCGGATGACGGCGCCGCCGACGTTTTCGTCCACATTTCGGCCGTTGAGCGCGCCGGTATGCGTGACCTCAAGGATGGCCAGAAGTTGTCCTACGATCTCGTCCGCGACAACAAGTCCGGCAAGATGTCGGCAGACCGCCTCCAGGCGGCCTGA